A window of Campylobacter lari subsp. lari contains these coding sequences:
- the fliI gene encoding flagellar protein export ATPase FliI encodes MGLEKLRSKIASQNLTSVFGQITKISSTSIEINGLKTSIGDIIKIVSSEDESKEAMAMVVEVDENLSYLSPFGFVEGFKIGDRAFINDAGMQIGVSDELLGRVVDPFMRPKDGKGPIEASKFMPIMRAPIDAMKRGLIEEVFPVGVKTIDALLTCGVGQKLGIFAGSGVGKSTLMGMIVKNSKAPIKVIALIGERGREIPEFIQKNLGGKLDDTVIIVATSDDSALMRKYGAFCAMSVAEYFKEQGKDVLFIMDSVTRFAMAQREIGLALGEPPTTKGYPPSVLSLLPQLMERTGKEEGKGTITAFFTVLVDGDDMSDPIADQSRSILDGHIVLSRELTDFGIYPPINIQNSASRVMGDIISDEHKLAARKFKRLNSLLKENEVLLRIGAYQKGTDKELDQAIAKKDFMQQFLSQNPEESFEFEDTINMLKMIDTL; translated from the coding sequence ATGGGTTTAGAAAAACTTCGTAGTAAAATTGCTTCACAAAATCTTACCAGTGTTTTTGGACAAATTACTAAAATTTCAAGCACTAGCATAGAAATAAATGGTTTAAAAACTAGCATAGGAGATATCATTAAAATAGTCTCTAGCGAGGATGAGAGTAAAGAGGCTATGGCTATGGTGGTTGAAGTTGATGAGAATTTAAGCTATTTAAGCCCTTTTGGTTTTGTGGAAGGTTTTAAAATAGGCGATCGTGCTTTTATTAACGATGCGGGTATGCAAATAGGTGTTAGTGATGAACTTTTAGGAAGAGTAGTTGATCCTTTTATGCGTCCAAAAGATGGTAAAGGGCCGATTGAGGCAAGTAAATTTATGCCTATTATGCGTGCTCCAATAGATGCTATGAAGCGAGGTTTGATAGAGGAAGTTTTTCCAGTAGGTGTTAAAACAATAGATGCACTTTTAACTTGCGGGGTAGGACAAAAGCTTGGGATTTTTGCAGGAAGTGGCGTGGGGAAATCAACTCTCATGGGCATGATAGTAAAAAATTCTAAAGCCCCTATAAAAGTTATAGCTTTAATAGGTGAACGCGGTAGGGAAATTCCTGAATTTATACAAAAGAATTTAGGTGGAAAGCTTGATGATACTGTTATCATAGTTGCAACAAGCGATGATAGTGCTTTGATGAGAAAATATGGTGCATTTTGCGCTATGAGTGTGGCTGAATACTTTAAAGAACAAGGCAAAGATGTGCTTTTTATCATGGATAGTGTTACACGTTTTGCTATGGCTCAAAGAGAAATAGGTCTAGCCCTTGGAGAACCTCCAACTACCAAAGGATATCCACCAAGTGTTTTAAGTTTATTACCCCAATTAATGGAGCGAACTGGAAAAGAAGAAGGCAAAGGAACCATAACTGCATTTTTTACCGTGCTTGTAGATGGTGATGATATGAGCGATCCAATAGCTGATCAAAGCAGATCTATACTTGATGGGCACATAGTTTTAAGCAGAGAACTTACTGATTTTGGAATTTATCCTCCTATAAATATACAAAATTCAGCCTCAAGGGTTATGGGTGATATTATTAGTGATGAACATAAGCTAGCTGCTAGAAAATTTAAGCGTTTAAATTCTTTGCTTAAAGAAAACGAAGTTTTGCTTAGAATCGGTGCTTATCAAAAAGGCACTGATAAAGAACTTGATCAGGCTATCGCTAAAAAAGACTTTATGCAACAATTTCTAAGTCAAAATCCTGAAGAAAGTTTTGAATTTGAAGACACGATTAATATGCTTAAGATGATTGATACACTATAA
- the rmuC gene encoding DNA recombination protein RmuC: protein MENILIAFLVVVIVAFIWYVFKSQKEKAKMEFLNQNNIVLQNQLANLELEKTTLMEKNSKLLDEKILYLSKNEALKAKLAQKEQTQQELLNIHLKERANLKEEYTQTLIKLEEKYKQSLAELKQELEQNLQKQNASILNQNKLMFNEDTKKILEEIFLPVKKSVKEYNERLNSNEISLKTHIDNMFKFSQNMTENADKLAKILKGDKKIRGNFAELQLKSVLENSGLVEGVQYKLQERFQDEGKTYIPDAVVFLDKQKSIIIDAKFSLPSDFNFEDISQNTCLDLAYNLKSRIDELAKKPYAQYDKNTYEFVLLFIPYQNILDLILNVDLEIYQYAYKKKVYLTTPNTLFMALNTINISWKNIQSNENILKAFDELGKFHDKFAGVLDDFEKIKENIKRLNTNVDNMQTKLTHGSGNIASRVIKLKELGAKTQKLIKCEMSDESSI from the coding sequence ATGGAAAATATCTTGATAGCCTTTTTAGTTGTTGTAATTGTAGCTTTTATATGGTATGTGTTTAAAAGCCAAAAAGAAAAAGCAAAAATGGAATTTTTAAACCAAAACAATATAGTCTTACAAAACCAACTTGCTAATTTAGAACTTGAAAAAACTACACTCATGGAAAAAAATTCCAAACTTTTAGATGAAAAAATATTATATTTATCTAAAAATGAGGCCTTAAAAGCAAAATTAGCTCAAAAAGAACAAACCCAACAAGAGCTTTTAAATATACATTTAAAAGAGCGTGCAAATTTAAAAGAAGAATACACTCAAACCTTAATAAAACTAGAAGAAAAATACAAGCAAAGCTTAGCAGAATTAAAACAAGAATTAGAGCAAAATTTACAAAAACAAAATGCTAGCATTTTAAATCAAAACAAACTTATGTTTAATGAAGATACAAAAAAAATCTTAGAAGAAATTTTTTTGCCTGTGAAAAAAAGTGTTAAAGAATACAATGAAAGACTAAATTCAAATGAAATTAGTCTTAAAACTCATATTGATAATATGTTTAAATTTAGTCAAAATATGACAGAAAATGCAGATAAGCTAGCTAAAATTTTAAAGGGCGATAAAAAAATTCGTGGTAATTTTGCAGAATTGCAACTAAAATCAGTTTTAGAAAATAGTGGCTTAGTAGAGGGCGTGCAGTATAAATTGCAAGAGAGATTTCAAGATGAGGGTAAAACCTATATTCCTGATGCGGTTGTGTTTTTAGATAAACAAAAAAGTATAATCATAGATGCAAAGTTTTCTCTACCAAGTGATTTTAATTTTGAAGATATTAGTCAAAATACCTGCCTTGATTTAGCTTATAATCTAAAATCAAGAATTGATGAATTAGCTAAAAAGCCTTATGCTCAATATGATAAAAATACTTACGAATTTGTTTTGCTTTTCATACCTTATCAAAATATCTTAGATTTGATTTTAAATGTAGATCTTGAAATTTATCAATACGCTTATAAAAAAAAGGTTTATTTAACTACTCCAAATACTCTTTTTATGGCACTAAATACGATAAATATTTCATGGAAAAATATACAAAGTAATGAAAATATCCTAAAAGCTTTTGATGAGCTTGGCAAATTTCATGATAAATTTGCAGGTGTTTTAGATGATTTTGAAAAAATCAAAGAAAACATCAAAAGATTAAACACAAATGTAGATAATATGCAAACGAAGCTGACTCATGGAAGCGGGAATATCGCTTCAAGAGTGATAAAGCTTAAAGAGCTAGGTGCAAAAACCCAAAAGCTTATAAAATGTGAGATGAGTGATGAAAGCAGTATTTAA
- the folE gene encoding GTP cyclohydrolase I FolE, producing MQEKFEQSVKNMLEIIGENPQREGLLKTPTRVFKAFEFLNSGYKQDPKQILNDALFESSNNEMVLVRDIEFYSLCEHHLLPFFGRVHVAYIPDKKVVGLSKIPRLVEVFARRLQIQEQLTEQIAEALMEHVGAKGVGVVIEARHMCVEMRGVQKANSTTSTSALRGSFLKSEKTRKEFFTLINSAKQVRF from the coding sequence ATGCAAGAAAAATTTGAACAATCAGTAAAAAATATGTTAGAGATTATCGGGGAAAATCCACAAAGAGAAGGGCTTTTAAAAACTCCTACTAGAGTTTTTAAGGCTTTTGAATTTTTAAATAGTGGTTATAAACAAGATCCAAAACAAATACTAAATGATGCCTTATTTGAAAGTTCAAACAATGAAATGGTTTTAGTAAGAGATATAGAATTTTATAGTCTTTGTGAGCATCATCTTTTACCTTTTTTTGGGCGCGTGCATGTTGCGTATATACCAGATAAAAAAGTCGTAGGACTTAGTAAAATCCCACGTCTTGTAGAAGTTTTTGCAAGACGCTTACAAATTCAAGAACAACTCACAGAACAAATCGCAGAAGCATTAATGGAACATGTAGGTGCAAAAGGTGTTGGGGTGGTTATTGAAGCAAGACATATGTGTGTTGAAATGCGTGGGGTGCAAAAGGCAAATTCTACTACTAGCACTTCAGCACTAAGGGGTAGCTTTTTAAAAAGTGAAAAAACAAGAAAAGAATTTTTTACCTTAATTAACTCAGCAAAACAGGTTAGATTTTAA
- the tig gene encoding trigger factor, with protein MEVTAKLIDFANANATVKIAQGAIKAEVEKLAKKASKTMKMDGFRAGKVPVAAILKRYEKELTRDAEQDLLRNAVDGALKEVKKDAKDLVGEPYFEKFDRKDGAIEAQMVLSFRPEVKLDGYEELVPTYNTPKVTQKEIDAKKEELLKRFATPEAIKEDRALKEGDFAKFDFEGFVDGKAFDGGKAQNYVLEIGSKQFIPGFEEGMIGLKIGEEKDINVTFPKEYGATHLAGKDAVFKVKLHEIQELKLPELNEELLKSLLPEEKEPSVEKLEAKLKEQLKNEKIFKLINDELKNQFAEALVAKFDFVLPKNIVEQETDMQFRSSLRNLSEEELKEFKDEAKYKEKRESFKEDAQKSVKLTFIIDELAKLRNVTVSDQELIQAIYFEAYRYGFNPQEHLDNYKKQGALPAIKMSLIEEKLFADIFKKNDKKKTEKESEK; from the coding sequence ATGGAAGTTACAGCAAAACTAATTGATTTTGCAAATGCAAATGCTACTGTGAAAATTGCTCAAGGAGCTATTAAAGCAGAAGTTGAAAAATTAGCTAAAAAAGCGTCTAAAACTATGAAAATGGATGGTTTTAGAGCAGGAAAAGTTCCTGTTGCTGCTATACTTAAAAGATATGAAAAAGAGCTTACAAGAGATGCGGAGCAAGATCTTTTAAGAAATGCTGTAGATGGTGCTTTAAAAGAAGTTAAGAAAGACGCAAAAGATTTAGTAGGTGAGCCATATTTTGAAAAATTTGATAGAAAAGATGGTGCTATTGAGGCTCAAATGGTATTATCTTTTAGACCAGAAGTAAAATTAGATGGATATGAAGAGCTAGTTCCAACTTATAATACACCAAAAGTAACTCAAAAAGAAATTGATGCAAAAAAAGAAGAATTATTAAAAAGATTTGCTACTCCTGAAGCTATCAAAGAAGATAGAGCCTTAAAAGAAGGTGATTTTGCAAAATTTGATTTTGAAGGCTTTGTTGATGGTAAAGCTTTTGATGGTGGAAAAGCTCAAAATTATGTTTTAGAAATTGGCTCAAAACAATTTATACCTGGATTTGAAGAAGGTATGATTGGTTTAAAAATAGGTGAGGAAAAAGATATTAATGTAACTTTTCCAAAAGAATATGGTGCAACACACTTAGCAGGTAAAGATGCGGTATTTAAAGTAAAATTACATGAAATTCAAGAACTTAAACTACCTGAATTAAATGAAGAGCTTTTAAAAAGCTTGTTGCCTGAAGAAAAAGAGCCAAGTGTTGAAAAATTAGAAGCAAAATTAAAAGAGCAATTAAAAAATGAAAAAATCTTTAAACTTATCAACGATGAGCTTAAAAATCAATTTGCAGAAGCTTTGGTAGCTAAATTTGACTTTGTTTTACCAAAAAATATAGTAGAACAAGAAACGGATATGCAATTTAGAAGTTCTTTAAGAAATTTAAGCGAAGAAGAATTAAAAGAATTTAAAGATGAAGCTAAATATAAAGAAAAAAGAGAAAGTTTTAAAGAAGATGCGCAAAAAAGCGTAAAATTAACTTTCATTATAGATGAGCTAGCAAAACTTAGAAATGTTACAGTAAGTGATCAAGAATTAATCCAAGCGATTTATTTTGAAGCTTATAGATATGGTTTTAATCCACAAGAACATCTAGATAATTACAAAAAACAAGGTGCATTACCTGCTATTAAAATGTCTTTAATCGAAGAAAAACTTTTTGCTGATATTTTCAAAAAAAATGACAAGAAAAAAACTGAAAAAGAAAGTGAAAAATAA
- the clpP gene encoding ATP-dependent Clp endopeptidase proteolytic subunit ClpP, translating into MSSYIPYVVEKTSRGERSYDIYSRLLKDRIIMLSGEINDDLAASIVAQLLFLEAEDPQKDIYLYINSPGGVVTSGFSIYDTMNYIKADVSTICIGQAASMGAFLLSCGAPGKRFALPNSRIMIHQPLGGARGQATDIEIQAKEILRLKAILNDILAKNTKQKLSKIEKDTDRDFFMSAIEAKEYGLIDKVLEKSFK; encoded by the coding sequence ATGAGCTCATACATACCTTATGTGGTTGAAAAAACAAGCAGAGGCGAAAGAAGTTATGATATTTATTCAAGACTTTTAAAAGATAGAATTATCATGCTAAGTGGCGAGATTAATGATGATCTTGCTGCTTCTATTGTAGCTCAGCTTTTGTTTTTAGAGGCTGAGGATCCTCAAAAAGATATTTATCTTTATATTAACTCACCAGGTGGGGTTGTAACCAGTGGATTTAGTATTTATGATACGATGAATTATATTAAAGCCGATGTAAGTACTATTTGTATAGGTCAAGCTGCATCAATGGGTGCATTTTTACTTAGTTGTGGTGCTCCAGGGAAAAGATTTGCTTTACCAAATTCAAGAATTATGATTCATCAACCACTAGGTGGAGCAAGAGGACAAGCAACTGATATAGAAATTCAAGCAAAAGAAATTCTAAGATTAAAAGCGATTTTAAATGATATTTTGGCTAAAAACACAAAGCAAAAACTTTCTAAAATCGAAAAAGATACTGATAGAGACTTTTTTATGAGTGCTATAGAGGCTAAGGAATATGGCTTAATCGATAAGGTTTTGGAAAAAAGTTTTAAATAA
- the def gene encoding peptide deformylase, with protein sequence MIRKIITYPNPRLFLESEKVENFDKDLHVLLDDMYETMIENKGVGLAAIQVDVPIRALLVDIGDEEGEQKDKQTLLEIINPIITPLDDEKISCNEGCLSIPGFYEDVMRYKNIQLDYQDRFGKPQSLQAHDFLAVAIQHEVDHLDGHLFIEKLSFLKRQKFDKDFKKKSKKNK encoded by the coding sequence ATGATAAGAAAGATAATTACCTATCCTAATCCAAGATTGTTTTTAGAGTCAGAAAAAGTAGAAAATTTTGATAAAGATTTACATGTGCTTTTAGATGATATGTATGAAACGATGATAGAAAATAAAGGCGTAGGTTTGGCTGCTATTCAAGTTGATGTACCAATTAGAGCTTTGCTTGTAGATATTGGTGATGAAGAGGGCGAACAAAAAGATAAACAAACACTTTTAGAAATTATTAACCCTATTATAACACCTTTAGATGATGAAAAAATTTCTTGCAATGAGGGTTGTTTAAGCATACCAGGTTTTTATGAAGATGTTATGCGTTATAAAAATATACAACTTGATTATCAAGATAGGTTTGGTAAGCCACAAAGCTTACAAGCACATGATTTTTTAGCAGTGGCTATTCAACATGAAGTTGATCATCTTGATGGGCATTTGTTTATAGAAAAACTTTCTTTTTTAAAACGCCAAAAATTTGATAAAGACTTTAAGAAAAAATCCAAAAAGAACAAATGA
- a CDS encoding GGDEF domain-containing protein: MLDDDLFADLNLNSDPTPAKEAPKIQKISGGEFEKFAKSILTELVKDNVPPTPTNYGVYFQKMLEERPGAFKKKVSEIMEFEQNDDGIKRANIEQEIKKSFSSTSALLQYIAMIYRHLETVKDMLRRRNSELAISTGNLAVSNVIHALEADLSRFSNILDKYSDEIKESFDEVRQTYKHIEEQSDFDSKFGVYNKKYFLENLEKSIESNAKYNYHTSLIFFRVKEEILEQTYTQKEKNAFLKGVCRIFSKNVSSSDIVAHCGNNIFAMMISHTNLEKAQEICNKILESLENSNFFLADKEIDVDVEVAISAVNQDSKGEELIEKCIEALKDSGKNLEPFVIVEKEK, encoded by the coding sequence ATGTTAGATGATGATTTATTTGCTGATTTAAATTTAAATAGTGATCCAACTCCAGCCAAAGAAGCTCCAAAAATTCAAAAAATAAGTGGAGGCGAATTTGAAAAATTTGCAAAGTCTATTTTGACTGAGCTTGTAAAAGATAATGTGCCTCCAACACCAACTAATTATGGAGTTTATTTTCAAAAAATGCTTGAAGAGCGTCCAGGAGCTTTTAAGAAAAAAGTTAGTGAGATTATGGAATTTGAGCAAAATGATGATGGTATTAAGCGTGCAAATATAGAACAAGAAATCAAAAAAAGTTTTAGTTCTACTTCAGCATTATTGCAATACATTGCTATGATTTATAGACATCTTGAAACAGTTAAAGATATGCTAAGAAGACGTAATTCAGAGCTTGCTATTAGCACAGGAAATTTGGCTGTTTCTAATGTAATTCATGCACTTGAAGCAGATCTTTCAAGGTTTTCTAATATTTTAGATAAATATTCAGATGAGATTAAAGAAAGTTTTGATGAGGTTAGACAAACTTATAAACATATAGAAGAGCAAAGTGATTTTGACTCTAAATTTGGAGTTTATAACAAAAAATACTTTTTAGAAAATTTGGAAAAAAGCATTGAAAGTAATGCAAAATATAATTATCACACTTCCTTAATATTTTTTAGAGTAAAAGAAGAAATTCTTGAGCAAACTTATACTCAAAAAGAAAAAAATGCTTTTTTAAAAGGTGTGTGTAGAATTTTTAGTAAAAATGTCTCCTCAAGTGATATAGTAGCTCATTGTGGAAACAATATTTTTGCCATGATGATTTCTCATACAAATTTAGAAAAAGCACAAGAAATATGCAATAAAATTTTAGAATCTTTAGAAAATTCAAATTTTTTCCTAGCAGATAAAGAAATAGATGTAGATGTTGAAGTGGCTATAAGTGCTGTTAACCAAGATAGCAAGGGTGAAGAATTAATAGAAAAATGCATTGAAGCTTTAAAAGATTCAGGAAAAAATTTAGAACCCTTTGTAATAGTGGAAAAAGAAAAATGA
- a CDS encoding NYN domain-containing protein, whose translation MYNKSVAIFIDAENIPSKYAKSIFDIASDYGEIVIKRIYGDWTQKNIQNWKEQIAQYSIIAMQQFNFIANKNSSDMYLITEIMSFFYEKDIDIFVIVSSDSDYTSLIQRLKEGKKQVIGMGLKQAVKSYVNSFSEFFYLDQDESKEKILSTKEYIKDLINITEALIEEKGRAEYAQIRTNMNRKHANFIPQNFGFKNFRALVKEFLPQMKQFKEGNEKNIYFLIEKTKA comes from the coding sequence ATGTATAATAAAAGTGTGGCGATCTTTATTGATGCAGAAAATATTCCTTCAAAATATGCAAAATCTATTTTTGATATCGCTTCTGATTATGGAGAAATCGTTATAAAACGAATTTATGGGGATTGGACACAAAAAAATATACAAAATTGGAAAGAACAAATCGCACAATATTCTATCATCGCTATGCAACAATTTAATTTTATAGCTAATAAAAACTCAAGTGATATGTACTTAATCACTGAGATTATGAGTTTTTTTTATGAAAAAGATATTGATATTTTTGTTATTGTTTCAAGTGATAGTGATTATACTAGTTTAATCCAAAGGCTTAAAGAGGGTAAAAAGCAAGTTATAGGCATGGGTTTAAAACAAGCCGTAAAATCTTATGTGAATTCATTTAGTGAATTTTTTTATTTAGATCAAGATGAATCTAAAGAAAAAATATTAAGTACTAAAGAATATATCAAAGATTTAATCAATATCACAGAAGCCTTAATAGAAGAAAAAGGCCGTGCTGAATATGCTCAAATTCGCACCAATATGAATAGAAAACACGCAAATTTTATCCCTCAAAATTTTGGTTTTAAAAATTTTAGGGCTTTAGTAAAAGAGTTTTTACCACAAATGAAACAATTTAAAGAAGGTAATGAGAAAAATATTTATTTTCTTATTGAAAAAACAAAGGCTTAA
- a CDS encoding YifB family Mg chelatase-like AAA ATPase produces MKKLKCASFSTELDIIDVESTFTRGLPGFSIVGLANSTIKESTERVKATLLSQNFNFPAQKITINLSPSDIPKNGSHFDLAIAILILFQKENLDDFFVFGELGLDGNIKSTASLFSILLFLSAKVQNAKVVVPKAIAQKASMIPNLTIYALENLAQAMDFFKEKNYENYHIKNAHPLFENAIEINNQKYIKNSIYPYDFKEVKGQENAKFACIIAALGMHNILFEGSPGSGKSMCAKRLPFIMPPQSLKEILAQNAYKSLNSLDDDFSASRVFRSPHHTSTRASIFGGGTKNAKIGEIALANGGVLFFDEFPHFSKQIIESLREPLEDFKILISRVNTKVIYETKFLFACAQNPCPCGNLFSKSLACRCQEIEIKKYKNKISSPILDRIDLYVAMDEISHEDKTSLSSEQMSEMVFKGFLFQKQRKQEEFNAKLNDEQLKQFCILDSTANEILQKAINSYNLSQRGVNKTIKVARTIADLEQSELILKTHILKALSFRMRTT; encoded by the coding sequence ATGAAAAAACTAAAATGTGCAAGTTTTTCTACAGAGCTTGATATTATCGATGTAGAATCAACTTTCACAAGAGGCTTGCCAGGCTTTAGCATAGTGGGTCTTGCAAACTCTACTATCAAAGAAAGCACAGAAAGAGTTAAGGCAACTTTATTAAGTCAAAATTTCAATTTCCCAGCACAAAAAATCACTATTAATCTTAGCCCATCAGATATCCCTAAAAATGGCTCTCATTTTGATTTGGCTATTGCGATTTTGATTTTATTTCAAAAAGAAAATTTAGATGACTTTTTTGTTTTTGGAGAACTTGGATTAGATGGAAATATTAAAAGTACTGCTAGTTTATTTTCTATCTTACTTTTTTTAAGCGCAAAAGTACAAAATGCCAAAGTAGTGGTACCAAAAGCTATAGCACAAAAAGCTTCGATGATACCTAACTTAACAATCTATGCTTTGGAAAATTTAGCTCAAGCTATGGATTTTTTTAAAGAAAAAAATTATGAGAATTATCATATAAAAAATGCCCATCCTTTGTTTGAAAATGCCATAGAAATTAATAATCAAAAATATATAAAAAATTCTATTTATCCTTATGATTTTAAAGAAGTTAAGGGTCAAGAAAATGCTAAATTTGCTTGCATAATAGCAGCTTTGGGTATGCATAATATTTTATTTGAAGGTAGTCCAGGTAGTGGTAAAAGTATGTGCGCTAAAAGACTTCCTTTCATTATGCCGCCACAAAGTTTGAAAGAAATTTTAGCTCAAAATGCTTATAAGTCATTAAATTCTTTAGATGATGATTTTAGTGCTAGTAGGGTTTTTAGAAGTCCTCATCATACAAGTACTAGAGCTAGTATTTTTGGTGGAGGAACTAAAAATGCCAAGATAGGAGAAATAGCACTTGCAAATGGAGGAGTTTTGTTTTTTGATGAGTTTCCCCATTTTTCAAAACAAATCATAGAAAGTTTAAGAGAGCCGCTAGAAGATTTTAAAATTCTTATTTCAAGAGTTAATACCAAAGTGATTTATGAGACTAAATTTTTATTTGCTTGTGCGCAAAATCCTTGTCCTTGTGGAAATTTATTTTCTAAAAGTCTTGCATGTCGTTGCCAAGAGATAGAAATTAAAAAATATAAAAATAAAATTTCATCTCCTATTTTAGACAGAATTGATCTTTATGTAGCTATGGATGAGATTTCGCATGAAGATAAAACAAGTTTAAGCTCTGAACAGATGAGTGAAATGGTTTTTAAAGGATTTTTATTTCAAAAACAAAGAAAGCAAGAAGAATTTAATGCTAAATTAAATGATGAACAGCTGAAACAATTTTGTATTTTAGATTCTACTGCAAACGAAATTTTACAAAAGGCTATAAATTCATATAATCTTTCTCAAAGAGGGGTGAATAAAACCATAAAAGTAGCAAGAACCATTGCAGATTTAGAGCAAAGTGAGTTGATCTTAAAAACTCATATTTTAAAAGCATTAAGTTTTAGAATGAGAACTACATAG
- a CDS encoding NifS family cysteine desulfurase — protein MKVYLDNNATTKLAPEAYELMKPFFEENYGNPNSLHQWGSATHPALKEAMDKLYAGLGASDLDDIIITSCATESINWVLKGVYFDRILNSDRNEVIISSVEHPAVAASAMFLKSLGVKVIELGVDHEGVSSVKDLKEAISDKTALVSIMWANNETGMIFPIEEMAQITHEYGALFHTDATQAVGKIKVNFAKAGVDFASFSAHKFHGPKGVGGLYIKKDIELTPLLHGGEHMGGRRSGTLNVPYIIAMAEALRIANTMLDFENSHIRRLRDKLEDLILAMPDTSVVGDRSRRVPNTILASIKGVEGEAMLWDLNKNGIAASTGSACASEALESNPIMEAIGAENDLAHTALRLSLSRFNTEDEIDYAAEQIKKATQRLRAISSTYAYKPDNI, from the coding sequence TTGAAAGTATATTTAGATAATAATGCAACAACTAAGTTAGCACCAGAAGCTTATGAGCTTATGAAACCTTTTTTTGAAGAAAATTATGGCAACCCAAATAGTCTTCACCAATGGGGTAGCGCAACTCACCCTGCTTTAAAAGAAGCTATGGATAAACTTTATGCAGGACTTGGGGCAAGTGATTTAGATGATATCATTATCACTTCCTGTGCTACAGAGAGTATCAACTGGGTATTAAAAGGTGTGTATTTTGATAGAATTTTAAATAGCGATAGAAATGAAGTAATTATTTCCAGTGTGGAACATCCTGCAGTAGCAGCTAGTGCTATGTTTTTAAAATCTTTAGGAGTAAAAGTCATAGAACTTGGTGTTGATCATGAGGGTGTTTCTAGTGTAAAAGATCTAAAAGAAGCTATTTCAGATAAAACTGCCCTAGTAAGTATTATGTGGGCAAATAATGAAACAGGAATGATCTTTCCTATAGAAGAAATGGCTCAAATTACTCATGAATACGGAGCATTATTTCACACTGATGCAACTCAAGCTGTTGGAAAAATCAAGGTTAATTTTGCAAAAGCTGGGGTTGATTTTGCTTCATTCTCTGCACATAAATTTCATGGTCCAAAAGGCGTAGGTGGGCTTTATATCAAAAAGGATATAGAATTAACCCCGCTTTTACACGGTGGTGAACATATGGGAGGCAGAAGAAGTGGAACCTTGAATGTGCCATATATTATAGCAATGGCAGAAGCTTTAAGAATAGCAAATACTATGCTTGATTTTGAAAACTCACACATTAGAAGATTAAGAGATAAATTAGAAGATTTAATTTTAGCTATGCCTGATACAAGTGTAGTTGGAGATAGATCAAGAAGGGTTCCTAATACCATCTTAGCAAGCATTAAAGGCGTAGAAGGTGAGGCTATGCTTTGGGATTTAAATAAAAATGGTATAGCAGCAAGTACTGGTTCAGCCTGTGCTAGCGAAGCACTTGAGAGCAATCCTATCATGGAAGCAATTGGTGCTGAAAATGATTTAGCTCATACTGCTTTAAGACTTTCTTTATCAAGGTTTAACACAGAAGATGAAATTGATTATGCAGCAGAGCAAATAAAAAAAGCAACGCAAAGACTTAGAGCAATCTCAAGTACTTATGCATACAAGCCTGATAATATTTAA